In the Hordeum vulgare subsp. vulgare chromosome 7H, MorexV3_pseudomolecules_assembly, whole genome shotgun sequence genome, one interval contains:
- the LOC123408785 gene encoding protein SHI RELATED SEQUENCE 1-like, with amino-acid sequence MAGFSLRGGGGSGGSGGRSGDRGDHPIGADSLFLYARGAAAAAADTAGGGGGGGGGIGFQLWHPHHQQAAAVPHTSQFFSSGVATGVVLGFSPHEGGGVGGVGLAGGGGPGGGRAGTSCQDCGNNAKKDCTHQRCRTCCRSRGFNCSTHVKSTWVPASKRRERQQQLAALFRGAAANNSAAAAAAVAVANKRPRELVRSLGRLPSATTAMVDATTSSGEGDGRFPPELSLEAVFRCVRIGPVDEPDAEFAYQTAVSIGGHTFKGILRDHGPAEEAAGQLPPSSAEYHQLTGAAREGSSPAGSSEAAGGHGATVATSAAVLMDPYPTPIGAFAAGTQFFPHNPRT; translated from the exons ATGGCGGGGTTCTCTCtgaggggaggcggcggcagcGGAGGTAGCGGGGGGAGGAGCGGTGACCGCGGCGATCATCCCATCGGGGCAGACAGCCTGTTTCTGTACGCGCGCGGCGCGGCCGCCGCGGCCGCCGacacggcgggcggcggcggcgggggaggaggcgggATAGGGTTCCAGCTATGGCACCCTCATCACCAGCAGGCGGCCGCCGTGCCGCACACGTCGCAGTTCTTCTCCTCTGGGGTGGCCACCGGCGTCGTGCTGGGCTTCTCGCCGCATGAGGGCGGCGGCGTGGGCGGCGTTGGCTTGGCTGGTGGAGGCGGCCCGGGGGGCGGGAGGGCCGGCACGAGCTGCCAGGACTGCGGAAACAACGCCAAGAAGGACTGCACCCACCAGCGCTGCCGGACCTGCTGTCGCAGCCGCGGCTTCAACTGCTCCACCCACGTCAAGAGCACCTGGGTCCCCGCCTCAAAGCGCCGCGAGCGCCAGCAGCAGCTCGCCGCCCTCTTCCGCGGAGCCGCAGCCAACAACAGCGCTGCCGCGGCCGCGGCCGTCGCCGTTGCCAACAAGCGGCCCCGCGAGCTCGTGCGCTCACTCGGCCGCTTGCCGTCCGCGACCACCGCCATGGTCGACGCCACCACTTCCTCAG GCGAGGGGGACGGGAGGTTTCCGCCGGAGCTGAGCCTGGAGGCCGTGTTCCGGTGCGTGCGGATCGGGCCGGTGGACGAGCCGGACGCGGAGTTCGCGTACCAGACGGCAGTGAGCATCGGGGGGCACACGTTCAAGGGGATCCTGCGGGACCATGGGCCGGCGGAAGAGGCGGCTGGGCAGCTGCCGCCGTCGTCCGCGGAGTACCACCAGCTGACAGGGGCCGCGAGGGAGGGGTCCTCGCCGGCCGGGAGCagcgaggcggccggcgggcacgGAGCGACGGTGGCGACGTCCGCGGCGGTGCTCATGGACCCCTACCCGACGCCGATCGGCGCCTTCGCCGCAGGCACCCAGTTCTTCCCTCATAACCCTAGAACCTAG